CCGAGCTGATGGATCGTGGTATCGAAATCCTCGACAACCTTGAGCAGTACGAACTGGTCTGCCTGGATGACTTGCAGGTGATTGCCGGCAAGCCGGACTGGGAAGAGGCGATGTTTCATCTGTTCAACCGCCTGCGTGACAGCGGTCGACGTTTGCTGATTGCCGCTTCAACCTCGCCGCGCGAGCTGCCGGTGAAACTGGCTGACCTCAAATCGCGCCTGACCCTGGCGCTGATCTTCCAGATGCGTCCGCTCTCCGATGAAGACAAATTGCGTGCCCTGCAATTGCGCGCGTCGCGTCGCGGTCTGCATCTGACCGATGAAGTCGGGCACTTTATTCTGACTCGCGGCACCCGCAGCATGAGTGCATTGTTCGACCTGCTCGAACAGCTGGATCAGGCCTCGTTGCAGGCGCAACGCAAGCTGACGATTCCGTTCCTGAAAGAGACCCTTGGTTGGTAGCCAGCCCTTGAAATACGAGGCTTTCAGCACGTTTCGACATATTTCAGGCGCCAGAAAATCCGCGTTTCCGCAACGTATGCAGACCGCGTATCGAGTCAAATGGGCTTAAGCGCTTAGATGTAAACGAGAAACCGGGAAGTCACAAAAAGATCGATTGAATTTGCAAATGAGGCCGATAGCGGGCATAGTCTCGGCTTCTTTACAACTTCAGCCACGGTCGTGCCCATGCTAAATCGCTTCGCACCCCTCGTGCCTCTCGCACTCGTCACCCTGTTGTTCGGTTGTGCTGCTCATTCTCCAGTTCAAGAGCAGCCTCAGCAGGTTAAAAATTCTGCCACTGCCCAGTCTTCCGTTATTTACCAGGAAGAGCTGGACACTGAAAAAGAACTCTCGGACTTCAACAAGAAGCCGTACGAGCTTCCGGTTCTGGCCGACAGTATCCTTGAACGCGGCATGTCCCTGATCGGTACCCGTTACCGTTTCGGCGGTACCTCTGAAGCCGGCTTCGACTGCAGCGGTTTCATCGGTTATCTGTTCCGCGAAGAAGCCGGCATGAATCTGCCGCGCTCCACCCGTGAAATGATCAACGTGGATGCGCCTCTGGTCTCGCGCGGCAACCTTGAGCCGGGCGATTTGCTGTTCTTCGCCACCAATGGTCGTCGCGGTCGTGTAAGCCACGCCGGGATCTACCTGGGTGACAACCAGTTCATCCACTCCAGCAGTCGTCGCAGCGGCGGTGTTCGCATCGACAGCCTGGGTGACAGCTACTGGAGCAAGACCTTCATCGAAGCCAAGCGCGCCCTCGCGATGGCTCCGACCGTGGTCACCGCTCGCAAGTAATTCCCCCGTTGTCGCCACGTCCGTGGCGACAAAAACGGTGCCCGGCAAGGGAGTAGACCTAGACTTTACAAGGTGAAGTTAAAGTCTTACTTGAAGTTTGCCGCGTAGCCGCTAGAATCCTGTATCTATATTGATGGCAAACCGCCTGCGTGCTGCGCAGGCGGTTTTGTTTCTGTCCATTCGGCAGAGAAAGCCGCAGCCAGATCAGGATGTTCTGCTTATGACGATGTCGGCCCGCCTCACAGTGATTTTCTTCGCAGCGCTGCTCAGCGCCTGCGCCAGCCGTACTCCGCCGCCTGCGCCCGTGGTACGCGCCCCGGTGGTGTTCGGGCCTTCCCAGGCTTTTTCGCCGGCTGCTGAAGACGTGCTGTTTCGCGCGCTGGGCCTGGTTGGCACGCCTTATCGCTGGGGCGGCAACACACCGGATTCCGGGTTTGATTGCAGTGGCCTGATCGGTTTCGTCTACCGCGATGCCGCCGGTATCTCCTTGCCGCGCTCCACCCGCGAGATGATCGTGATGCAGGCGCCGAATGTCGGCAAAGAGGGTTTGCAGACCGGCGACCTGATCTTCTTCGCCACCAATGGCGGCTCGCAGGTCAGTCATGCGGGGATCTACGTCGGCGAAGGGCGCTTCGTGCACGCGCCGGCCACCGGCGGCACGGTGAAGCTGGACAGTCTGTCGAAGGCGTACTGGCAGAAGGCGTACCTGAGTGCCAAGCGGGTGTTGCAGCCGGAGCATCTGGCGCATAACCCGTAAACGCTGAAAATCTAAATGTGGGAGCGGGCTTGCTCGCGAATGCGGTGTGTCATTCATCCATGATGTTGAATGACCTGACGCTTTCGCGAGCAAGCCCGCTCCCACATTTGTTATGTGTCGGGCCCTGATTTATTTAGCGGCCGACACCCGCCAAACCTTGTTCCCCACATCATCCGCCACCAGCAAACCACCTTGCTGGTCGATCACCACGCCCACCGGGCGGCCAAGTGCGTTCTCGTCCTTGTCGAGGAAACCGGTCAGCACATCCACCGGTGCTCCGTTCGGCTTGCCAGCGGCGAACGGTACGAAAATCACTTTATAACCACTGTGCGGTTTGCGGTTCCACGAGCCGTGTTGACCGATGAACGCGCCTTCCTTGAACTGCGCCGGCAGGCTGTTGCCTTCGGCGAAGGTCAGGCCCAGCGAGGCAGTGTGCGGGCCGACGGCGTAGTCCGGGGCGATAGCTTTGGCCACCAGATCCAGATTTTGCGGCTTCACCCGCACATCCACGTGCTGACCGTAATAGCTGAAGGGCCAGCCATAGAAGCCACCGTCCTTGACCGAGGTGATGTAGTCCGGCACCAAGTCGCTGCCGATCTCGTCACGCTCATTGACCGCTGTCCACAGCGCACCCGTGGTCGGTTCCCACGCGAGGCCGTTGGGGTTGCGGATGCCCGAGGCGAAGATCCGGTGGTTGCCGGTGGCGCGATCAACTTCCCAGATCGCCGCGCGACCTTCTTCTTTATCCAGACCATTCTCGCCGACGTTGCTGTTCGAGCCGACAGTGACGTACAGCTTGCTGCCGTCCTTGCTGGCGATGACATTTTTGGTCCAGTGATGGTTCAGCGTGCCGCCCGGCAGATCGGTGACTTTGATCGGCTGGGTCTTGATCTCGGTCGCGCCGGATTCGTAGTGGAAGCGCAGCAGGCGATCGGTGTCAGCGACGTACAAATCGTTACCGACCAGGGTCATGCCAAACGGCGAATTGAGATTTTGAAGAAACACCGTGCGGGTCTCGGCCACGCCGTCGTGGTCGGCGTCGCGCAACAGGGTGATGCGGTTCGGGCTCGGCACACCAGCGCCGGCCTTGCCCATGACTTTCTTCATCACCCAGCCACGAATGCCGCTGCTGTCGTCAGGCTTGGGCGGAGCGTTGGTTTCCGCCACCAGCACGTCACCGTTGGGCAGCACGTAGAGCCAGCGCGGATGATCGAGGCCTTCGGCGAATGCTGCGACTTGCGTACCGGCTACGGCGGTCGGTTTACCGCCTGCAGGCCAGCCGACCGCCGGGGCGATGTTCACCGTCGGGATCAGGGTTTTGTTTGGTTCAGGCAGCTTCGGTGATGGACCGGTGCCGTCAGAAACTTGCAGGCTGGAGGATTCACCACAGGCGGCGAGCCCTCCGGCGAGGGCGATGACGAGAGCGAGTTGGGTTTTGCGCATTACTGATCTTCCCTATGAATGCATGCCTAATCATAGAGGAGTGTGCGCACCCGATGGTTCAACCGCTCAACCGCGGGCCTCTTTGAACAGCACGGCGATGCCCGGGTGATAGTTGCCCGCTTCGCTGCGCAACTTGCGGTAGGCGTAGGGGAAATACCAGGCCACGGCGCAGCAGTGTTCCTTTTGCAGGTCGTCGACCATGTCCTGCAACTCTTCGGGGCTGGCGCTGTGTTGGGCTTTTTGCGGGGCGACGAACAGGCAACCGAGCTTGAGGTCGCTGGCAAAACTGATGCGTTTGGCGTCGCTGGTGATGTCCAGCAGGGCCTGGGTCAGATTGAGGTTGTTGACCCGTGGCCAGCGCTGGGTGGCCTGAAGGTAGGCGCGGTCTTCGGCGCCGGCGATGAACAGATCGGCGCGGGCATTGCGTTCGCCTTCCTCGTTCTGCTTTCGGGTCGAGGTATCACAAAGGGTCACCAGCTCGGCCATCCAGGCGGCCGCGGAGAGCAAGCCGAGATTGGCTTTCTCGTCATGCCAGTAAGGGGTGTCGTTGTCGCCGCGTACAGCGTTGTAGCGGTCGATACAGTCAAACCAGCGTTCAAGCATCGGGCGCAGGAATTCCAGGCGCGGGTTGCTGATGATCATGCCTTGCATCGTCATCATCCTTATTGTTGTGATGTGCTTTTCAATCAAAAGCATGGCTCTTTGATATCACTTGTCTCAGTGTGGCACAAGATTGGCGTCAGATAATTGATCGACGGCAGTTATTCGCCCGACGGCCCCCTCTTTAATTGACGCTCCACCCCCAACCCTCTAACCTTCGCGGCTTGTTTCAGGTGCTCTGTGACGCATGTCGACAGAGTGAAACAGGGAAGCCGGTGAGGGTTGTCTTCAGGCGAAGCACGATCACGATCCCGGCGCTGCCCCCGCAACGGTAAATGAGTGAAAACTGTGCATTGAGCCACTGTGTCGACGACGCGGGAAGGCGCGCAGTCAGGCGATTCGCCGCTCATGAGCCCGGAGACCGGCCTGATCCATCCAGCGGCATCACGGTGGGCGATGCCAGGCTTTTTGCCGTCTATTCTTGTGCCTGCCCGCCGTTATCCAGCCTCAACGGAGAGCTCCCCCATGACCGATTCCCCCGAGCGCGACGAACGCCATCTGGCGCGTATGCAGCGCAAAAAAGCCGTGATCGACGAACGCATCGCCAATTCGCCTGACGAATGCGGTCTGGTGCTGGTGCTCACCGGCAATGGCAAAGGCAAAAGCAGCTCGGCGTTCGGCATGCTCGCCCGCGCCATGGGCCACGGCATGCAGTGCGGCGTGGTGCAGTTCATCAAAGGCCGCAACAGCACGGGCGAAGAACTGTTCTTCCGCCGTTTCCCCGAGCAAGTGCGCTTTCACGTGATGGGCGAGGGCTTCACCTGGGAAACCCAGGATCGCCAGCGTGACATCGCCGCCGCCGAAGCCGCGTGGGAAGTGTCCCGCGAGCTGCTGCGTGATCCGTCGATCGGCCTGGTGGTGCTGGACGAACTGAACATCGCCCTCAAGCACGGCTACCTCGATCTGGATCGAGTGCTCAGTGACTTGCAGGCGCGTCCGCCGATGCAACACGTGATCGTCACCGGTCGCGCGGCCAAGCCGGAAATGATCGAGATGGGCGATACCGTTACCGAAATGGGCATGCTCAAACACGCCTTCCAGGCCGGCATCAAAGCGCAGAAAGGCGTCGAACTTTGAATCAACCACGTCACTGCCCGGCGGTACTCATCGCCGCGCCGGCCTCCGGTCAGGGCAAGACCACCGTCACCGCCGCGCTCGCGCGCTTGCATCGCAACCAGGGGCGCAAGGTGCGCGTGTTCAAGTGCGGCCCGGACTTCCTCGACCCGATGATTCTCGAGCGCGCCAGCGGTGCGCCGGTGTATCAACTGGACATGTGGATGGTCGGCGAGCAGGAAAGCCGCCGTCTGTTATGGGAAGCCGCCGCCGAAGCCGATCTGATCCTGATCGAAGGCGTGATGGGCCTGTTCGACGGCACGCCGTCCAGCGCCGATCTGGCGCGGCATTTCGGCGTGCCGGTGCTCGGCGTGATCGACGGCACCGCCATGGCCCAGACCTTCGGCGCATTGGCGTTGGGGCTGGCGCGTTACCAGCCGGATTTGCCGTTTGCCGGCGTGCTGGCCAACCGTGTCGGCACCTTGCGTCATGCGCAATTGCTCGAAGGCAGCCTCACCGAAGGTTTGCGCTGGTACGGCGCGCTGTCCCGTGAGACCGGGATCGAGTTGCCGAGCCGCCATCTCGGTCTGGTGCAGGCCAGTGAACTGAATGATCTGGATCTGCGTCTCGACGCCGCCGCCGAAGCCTTGGCCAGCAGTTGCGAGGTAGCGCTGCCACCGGCCGTGGCATTCGCCGCGCCTGAAATGATCAGCGCTGAACCGCTGCTCGACGGCGTGCGCATTGCTGTCGCTCGCGATGAGGCCTTTGCCTTCACCTACGGCGCCAGTCTCGACCTGCTACGGGCGATGGGCGCCGAGTTGAGTTTCTTCTCGCCGATCCGCGATACGCAATTGCCCGAGACCGACAGTCTGTATCTGCCCGGCGGTTATCCGGAATTGCACCATGTCGCGCTATCGCAAAACGTGGCAATGCTCGATGCAATCCGTGCGCACCACGCCGCTGGTAAACCGCTGCTCGCCGAATGCGGCGGCATGCTCTATCTGCTCGACGCGTTGACCGATGTTGACGGCACCCGCGCCGAACTGGTCGGCCTGCTGCGCGGTGAGGCGGTGATGCAAAAACGTCTGGCGGCACTGGCACTGCAAGCGGTGGATCTGCCAGAGGGCTCGCTGCGTGGGCATACCTATCACCATTCCCTGACCAGCACCGAACTGACGCCGATTGCCCGGGGCCTGAGTCCGAATGGCGGGCGTGGGGCCGAGGCGGTTTATCGGGAAGGGCGGATGACGGCTTCGTATGTGCATTTTTACTTTCCGTCGAATCCTGCGGCTATCGCGGCGCTGTTTGTGCCAGATCTTGAGGCCGCCTTCGCGAGCAAGCTCGCTCCCACATTGGATCACCTAACCCCTGTGGGAGCGGGCTTGCTCGCGAAGAGGCCATGACCGACAACGCATTCACTGAGGCCGAGCGCACAGCGGTCTATAAAGCCATCGCCGAACGCCGCGACATGCGCCACTTCACCGGCGGCACCGTCGAACCGGAGCTGCTGCGCCGTCTACTCGAAGCCGCGCATCAGGCGCCCAGCGTCGGCCTGATGCAGCCATGGCGCTTCATCCGCATCAGCGATCGCGGCTTGCGCGGGCAGATCCAGAACCTCGTCGAAGAAGAACGTGTGCGCACCGCCGAAGCCCTCGGCGAGCGCTCTGATGAGTTCATGAAGCTCAAGGTCGAAGGCATCAACGACTGCGCCGAAGTGCTGGTCGCAGCGTTGATGGATGATCGCGAAAAACATATTTTCGGCCGTCGTACGCTGCCGGAAATGGACATGGCCTCGCTGTCCTGCGCGATTCAGAATCTGTGGCTGGCGTCCCGTGCCGAAGGACTGGGCATGGGCTGGGTTTCACTGTTCGAACCGCAGGCACTGGCCGATCTGCTGCAGTTGCCGGCCGGGGCGAAGCCGCTGGCAGTGTTGTGCCTGGGGCCGGTCAAGGAATTCTATCCGGCGCCGATGCTGGTACTCGAAGGGTGGGCGCAGGCGCGGCCGCTCAATGAGTTGCTGTACGAAAATTATTGGGGAGTGAGTCAATGAGTGTGGCGTTGTTGAGTGTCGCCGCGGTCGCGCTGGATGCGCTGCTGGGTGAACCGAAACGCTGGCATCCGCTGGTGGCGTTCGGCAATTTTGCCGGACGCATCGAGCGCCGTTTCAATGCGGGCGGGCGCGGCTGGCGCAGTCACGGGGTCACCGCGTGGGTGATTGCGGTGCTGCCGCTGACGCTGCTCGCCACTGCGTTTTCCTGGGCACCGTACGTGGGCTGGATCGTCGAGATTCTTGCGCTGTATTGCGCCCTCGGCATGCGCAGCCTCGGTGAGCATGTCGCGCCGGTAGCCGCCGCCTTGCGCGCCGATGATCTGGAAGAAGCGCGCAAGCGTGTCGGCTATCTGGTCAGCCGCCAGACCAGCGAACTGGACAGCACCGCTGTTGCGCGCGCGGCCACCGAGTCGGTACTGGAGAACGGCAGTGACGCGGTGTTCGCCGCGCTGTTCTGGTTTGTCGTGGCCGGCGCGCCGGGCGTGGTGCTCTATCGCCTGAGCAATACGCTCGACGCGATGTGGGGCTATCGCAACGAACGCTTCGAGCGCTTCGGCTGGTGCGCGGCAAAAATCGACGACGTGCTCAACTATATTCCGGCCCGGCTGGTGGCGCTGACCTACGCGCTGCTGGGCAACACTCGGCTCGCCTGGAAATGCTGGCGCAGCCAGGGCCCGCAATGGGACAGCCCGAATGCCGGTCCGGTGATGGCGGCCGGTGCCGGTGCATTGAATGTCGAACTGGGCGGGCCGGCGATCTATCACGGCGAACTGCATGAGCGTCCGCAACTGGGCGAAGGTGCGCCGGCCGATGCCGATTCGATTGATCGCGGCTGGCAATTGGTCCAGCGCGGGGTATGGTTATGGCTGCTGATTCTCTGCGTGGGGGCTGAATTCTATGCTTGAGCACGGTGGCCGGCTGCGCAAGGCTGCACTCGATTACGGGATTGCCGAGGCCGACTGGCTCGACTTATCCAGCGGCCTCGCGCCGTGGCCGTTTGCGGTGCCGGAGATTCCGCTGCGCGCCTGGGCACGCTTGCCGGAAACCGACGACGGGCTGGAACAGGCCGCGTGTGATTACTACGGCGCTTCGCAGGTGCTGCCGGTGGCCGGTTCGCAGATGGCGATCCAATTGCTGCCGCGTTTGCGCCGCGCCGGCAAGGTCGGTGTGTTGTCGCCGTGTTATGCCGAGCACGCCGAAGCCTGGCGTCGCAGTGGTTACATCGTGCGCGAAGTGCTGGAGCAGGAAGTCGAGTTCTTTCTCGACAGCCTCGACGTGCTGGTGGTGGTCAATCCGAACAACCCCACGGGTCTGAGCCTGACCCCGGCGCGGCTGCTCGACTGGCACGCTCGGCTGGCCCAGCGTGGCGGCTGGCTGGTGGTCGATGAAGCGTTCATGGATAACACACCGCAGCTGAGTCTGGCGTCGCATACCCATCAAGTTGGCCTGATCGTGTTGCGCTCGTTCGGCAAGTTTTTCGGTCTGGCGGGGGTGCGTCTGGGCTTTGTGCTGGCCGAGCGCAAACTGCTCAGATTACTCGTGGAACAGGTCGGGCCCTGGGCGGTCAGCGGGCCGACGCGGGTGCTCGGTCAGGCTTGCCTGCAAGACACCGAAGCGCACACCCGGCAACGCATTCGCAGCGATGAAGCCAGTGAACGCCTGGCATTGTTGCTGGAGCGCTATGGCTTCAAACCTCAGGGCGGTTGCGCGTTGTTTCAGTGGCTGATCACCGAGCACGCGCCTGCGCTGCACGAGTTCATGGCCCGACGCGGCATCCTCCTGCGCATCTTCACCCACAACAGCAGCCTGCGTTTCGGCCTGCCTGCCAACGCCGCTGAAGAAGCGCGTCTCGAACAGGCGCTGCAAGCCTTTGCCAAGGAATCGAAATGACCACGCTGATGGTGCAAGGCACCACGTCCGACGCCGGTAAAAGCACGCTGGTGACGGCGCTGTGCCGCTGGGCCACCCGTCAGGGCGTGGCGGTGGTGCCGTTCAAACCGCAGAACATGGCGCTCAACAGCGCGGTGACCGCCGACGGCGGCGAGATCGGCCGGGCGCAAGCGGTGCAGGCGCAAGCGGCGCATCTCGAACCACACACCGACATGAACCCGGTGCTGCTCAAGCCCAACAGCGACACCGGCGCGCAGGTAATCATCCATGGCCGTGCGGTCACCAGCATGAACGCGGTGGCGTATCACGACTACAAAGCCATCGCCATGCAAGCGGTGCTCGCGTCGCACCAGCGACTCAGCGCGGCATATCCGCTGGTGATGGTCGAAGGCGCTGGCTCGCCGGCCGAGATCAACCTGCGTGCCGGTGACATCGCCAACATGGGCTTTGCTGAAGCGGTGGATTGCCCGGTGCTGCTGATCGCCGACATCAATCGCGGCGGCGTTTTCGCGCATCTGGTCGGCACGCTGGAGTTGCTTTCGCCGAGCGAACAGGCACGGGTCAAAGGTTTCATCATCAATCGTTTTCGCGGTGACATCGCCTTGCTCCAACCGGGCCTCGACTGGCTGGAACAGCGCACCGGCAAACCGGTGGTGGGCGTGCTGCCATACGTGATGGACCTGCATCTGGAGGCCGAGGACGGCATCGACCAGCGCCAGACCGGCAAGGCCGAGCAAGTGCTGAAAGTGGTGGTGCCGGTGCTGCCGCGCATCAGCAACCACACCGATTTCGATCCGCTGCGTTTGCATCCGCAAGTGGACCTGCAATTCATCGGCCCGGGGCAGGCGATTCCTGCTGCCGACCTGATCATCCTGCCGGGCTCGAAAAGCGTGCGCAGCGACCTCGCGTATCTGCGCGCCAACGGCTGGGACGCGGCGATTAATCGGCACTTGCGCTATGGCGGCAAGTTGCTGGGGATCTGCGGCGGTCTGCAAATGCTCGGCGAGCAAGTGCACGATCCGCTGGGCCTCGAAGGCGCGCCGGGTTCCAGTGCCGGCCTCGGTTTGCTGGCGTTCGAAACCACGCTGGAAGCCGAGAAGCAGTTGCGCAATGTCCGTGGGCATCTGGCGCTGGAAAACGCCGAGGTCAGTGGCTATGAAATCCATGCGGGCGTGACGCTGGGGCCGGCGCTGGAGAATGCGGCGGTGCATCTGGATGACGGTCGTTGCGACGGCGCGCAGAGTCTGGACGGGCAGGTGTTCGGCACTTATCTGCACGGCTTGTTCGAGTCGCCGCAAGCCAGTGCCGCGTTGCTGCGCTGGGCCGGGTTGAGCGATGTGCAGGAGGTGGATTACCACGGCTTGCGCGAGCGCGATATCGAGCGGTTGGCGGATCTGGTAGAGCAGCATCTGGATACCGGGCTGCTGCGTCAGCTCTGCGGGATTTAGGCTGGCTGTTACGGCCTCTTCGCGAGCAGGCTCGCTCCCACTTTGGAACGCATTCCCATGTGGGAGCGGGCTTGCTCGCGAAGGGGCCGGTGCCTCAATACATAAATGACAGGACATCTCCATCCTCCACAGGGGAGTGAGGTGTTTCAGCCACTGCGGTCACTGTGGGAGCGGGCTTGCCCGCGAAGAGGGCGATTGCCTCAACACATAATTTTCAGGATGTCCCCATGCTCCAACTGATCCTCGGCGGCGCCCGCTCCGGCAAAAGTCGCCTGGCGGAAAAACTCGCCAGCGACAGCCATCTGGCGGTCACTTACATCGCCACCAGCCAGCCGCTGGACGGTGAGATGAACGAACGCGTCGCCCATCACCGCGCCCGGCGTCCGGCCGAATGGGCGCTGATCGAAGAACCGCTGGAGCTGGCCCGCGTCCTGCGCGAGAACGCCAGTGCCGAGCGTTGCTTGCTGGTCGACTGCCTGACCCTGTGGCTGACCAATCTACTGATGCTTGATGACGCCGCGCGTCTCGCCGCCGAGCGCGACGCCCTGCTGGACTGCCTGGCGTCATTGCCGGGGGAAAACATTTTTGTCAGCAACGAGACCGGAATGGGTGTCGTGCCGCTGGGCGAATTGACTCGCCGCTACGTCGATGAAGCCGGTTGGCTGCATCAAGCTCTGGCC
The Pseudomonas fluorescens genome window above contains:
- the bluB gene encoding 5,6-dimethylbenzimidazole synthase, with the protein product MTDNAFTEAERTAVYKAIAERRDMRHFTGGTVEPELLRRLLEAAHQAPSVGLMQPWRFIRISDRGLRGQIQNLVEEERVRTAEALGERSDEFMKLKVEGINDCAEVLVAALMDDREKHIFGRRTLPEMDMASLSCAIQNLWLASRAEGLGMGWVSLFEPQALADLLQLPAGAKPLAVLCLGPVKEFYPAPMLVLEGWAQARPLNELLYENYWGVSQ
- a CDS encoding C40 family peptidase, producing MTMSARLTVIFFAALLSACASRTPPPAPVVRAPVVFGPSQAFSPAAEDVLFRALGLVGTPYRWGGNTPDSGFDCSGLIGFVYRDAAGISLPRSTREMIVMQAPNVGKEGLQTGDLIFFATNGGSQVSHAGIYVGEGRFVHAPATGGTVKLDSLSKAYWQKAYLSAKRVLQPEHLAHNP
- the cobD gene encoding threonine-phosphate decarboxylase CobD, with the translated sequence MLEHGGRLRKAALDYGIAEADWLDLSSGLAPWPFAVPEIPLRAWARLPETDDGLEQAACDYYGASQVLPVAGSQMAIQLLPRLRRAGKVGVLSPCYAEHAEAWRRSGYIVREVLEQEVEFFLDSLDVLVVVNPNNPTGLSLTPARLLDWHARLAQRGGWLVVDEAFMDNTPQLSLASHTHQVGLIVLRSFGKFFGLAGVRLGFVLAERKLLRLLVEQVGPWAVSGPTRVLGQACLQDTEAHTRQRIRSDEASERLALLLERYGFKPQGGCALFQWLITEHAPALHEFMARRGILLRIFTHNSSLRFGLPANAAEEARLEQALQAFAKESK
- a CDS encoding PQQ-dependent sugar dehydrogenase, with protein sequence MRKTQLALVIALAGGLAACGESSSLQVSDGTGPSPKLPEPNKTLIPTVNIAPAVGWPAGGKPTAVAGTQVAAFAEGLDHPRWLYVLPNGDVLVAETNAPPKPDDSSGIRGWVMKKVMGKAGAGVPSPNRITLLRDADHDGVAETRTVFLQNLNSPFGMTLVGNDLYVADTDRLLRFHYESGATEIKTQPIKVTDLPGGTLNHHWTKNVIASKDGSKLYVTVGSNSNVGENGLDKEEGRAAIWEVDRATGNHRIFASGIRNPNGLAWEPTTGALWTAVNERDEIGSDLVPDYITSVKDGGFYGWPFSYYGQHVDVRVKPQNLDLVAKAIAPDYAVGPHTASLGLTFAEGNSLPAQFKEGAFIGQHGSWNRKPHSGYKVIFVPFAAGKPNGAPVDVLTGFLDKDENALGRPVGVVIDQQGGLLVADDVGNKVWRVSAAK
- a CDS encoding cobyric acid synthase, with product MTTLMVQGTTSDAGKSTLVTALCRWATRQGVAVVPFKPQNMALNSAVTADGGEIGRAQAVQAQAAHLEPHTDMNPVLLKPNSDTGAQVIIHGRAVTSMNAVAYHDYKAIAMQAVLASHQRLSAAYPLVMVEGAGSPAEINLRAGDIANMGFAEAVDCPVLLIADINRGGVFAHLVGTLELLSPSEQARVKGFIINRFRGDIALLQPGLDWLEQRTGKPVVGVLPYVMDLHLEAEDGIDQRQTGKAEQVLKVVVPVLPRISNHTDFDPLRLHPQVDLQFIGPGQAIPAADLIILPGSKSVRSDLAYLRANGWDAAINRHLRYGGKLLGICGGLQMLGEQVHDPLGLEGAPGSSAGLGLLAFETTLEAEKQLRNVRGHLALENAEVSGYEIHAGVTLGPALENAAVHLDDGRCDGAQSLDGQVFGTYLHGLFESPQASAALLRWAGLSDVQEVDYHGLRERDIERLADLVEQHLDTGLLRQLCGI
- the cobO gene encoding cob(I)yrinic acid a,c-diamide adenosyltransferase — translated: MTDSPERDERHLARMQRKKAVIDERIANSPDECGLVLVLTGNGKGKSSSAFGMLARAMGHGMQCGVVQFIKGRNSTGEELFFRRFPEQVRFHVMGEGFTWETQDRQRDIAAAEAAWEVSRELLRDPSIGLVVLDELNIALKHGYLDLDRVLSDLQARPPMQHVIVTGRAAKPEMIEMGDTVTEMGMLKHAFQAGIKAQKGVEL
- a CDS encoding cobyrinate a,c-diamide synthase; translated protein: MNQPRHCPAVLIAAPASGQGKTTVTAALARLHRNQGRKVRVFKCGPDFLDPMILERASGAPVYQLDMWMVGEQESRRLLWEAAAEADLILIEGVMGLFDGTPSSADLARHFGVPVLGVIDGTAMAQTFGALALGLARYQPDLPFAGVLANRVGTLRHAQLLEGSLTEGLRWYGALSRETGIELPSRHLGLVQASELNDLDLRLDAAAEALASSCEVALPPAVAFAAPEMISAEPLLDGVRIAVARDEAFAFTYGASLDLLRAMGAELSFFSPIRDTQLPETDSLYLPGGYPELHHVALSQNVAMLDAIRAHHAAGKPLLAECGGMLYLLDALTDVDGTRAELVGLLRGEAVMQKRLAALALQAVDLPEGSLRGHTYHHSLTSTELTPIARGLSPNGGRGAEAVYREGRMTASYVHFYFPSNPAAIAALFVPDLEAAFASKLAPTLDHLTPVGAGLLAKRP
- the cobU gene encoding bifunctional adenosylcobinamide kinase/adenosylcobinamide-phosphate guanylyltransferase, translated to MLQLILGGARSGKSRLAEKLASDSHLAVTYIATSQPLDGEMNERVAHHRARRPAEWALIEEPLELARVLRENASAERCLLVDCLTLWLTNLLMLDDAARLAAERDALLDCLASLPGENIFVSNETGMGVVPLGELTRRYVDEAGWLHQALAERCQRVVLTVAGLPLTLKGPAL
- the cbiB gene encoding adenosylcobinamide-phosphate synthase CbiB, which gives rise to MSVALLSVAAVALDALLGEPKRWHPLVAFGNFAGRIERRFNAGGRGWRSHGVTAWVIAVLPLTLLATAFSWAPYVGWIVEILALYCALGMRSLGEHVAPVAAALRADDLEEARKRVGYLVSRQTSELDSTAVARAATESVLENGSDAVFAALFWFVVAGAPGVVLYRLSNTLDAMWGYRNERFERFGWCAAKIDDVLNYIPARLVALTYALLGNTRLAWKCWRSQGPQWDSPNAGPVMAAGAGALNVELGGPAIYHGELHERPQLGEGAPADADSIDRGWQLVQRGVWLWLLILCVGAEFYA
- a CDS encoding C40 family peptidase, which translates into the protein MLNRFAPLVPLALVTLLFGCAAHSPVQEQPQQVKNSATAQSSVIYQEELDTEKELSDFNKKPYELPVLADSILERGMSLIGTRYRFGGTSEAGFDCSGFIGYLFREEAGMNLPRSTREMINVDAPLVSRGNLEPGDLLFFATNGRRGRVSHAGIYLGDNQFIHSSSRRSGGVRIDSLGDSYWSKTFIEAKRALAMAPTVVTARK
- the hda gene encoding DnaA regulatory inactivator Hda, giving the protein MKPIQLPLGVRLRDDATFINYYPGANAAALGYVERLCEADAGWTESLIYLWGKHGVGRTHLLQAACLRFEQMGEPAVYLPLAELMDRGIEILDNLEQYELVCLDDLQVIAGKPDWEEAMFHLFNRLRDSGRRLLIAASTSPRELPVKLADLKSRLTLALIFQMRPLSDEDKLRALQLRASRRGLHLTDEVGHFILTRGTRSMSALFDLLEQLDQASLQAQRKLTIPFLKETLGW